The following proteins come from a genomic window of Pleuronectes platessa chromosome 2, fPlePla1.1, whole genome shotgun sequence:
- the srsf3a gene encoding serine/arginine-rich splicing factor 3a gives MGDPALTRDCPLDCKVYVGNLGNNGNKTELERAFGYYGPLRSVWVARNPPGFAFVEFEDPRDAADACRELDGRNMCGCKVRVELSTGEKRSRSRGPPPSWGSGGGGGGGRRPRDDARRRSPPVRRRSPKRRSLSRSRSRSVSRDRRRFRSLSRDKNRKHSRSISRSRSNSQSNDRK, from the exons ATGGGAG ATCCTGCTCTAACCAGAGACTGTCCCCTTGACTGCAAGGTTTACGTCGGAAATCTGGGAAACAATGGAAACAAGACCGAATTAGAACGGGCTTTTGGTTACTATGGTCCTTTAAGAAGTGTTTGGGTCGCCAGGAATCCACCAGGTTTTGCTTTTGTAGAGTTTGAAGATCCCAGAGATGCAGCTGACGCTTGTAGAGAACTGGATGGAAG AAACATGTGTGGCTGTAAAGTACGCGTCGAGTTGTCCACTGGGGAAAAGCGCTCTAGGAGCCGTGGTCCTCCTCCATCCTGGGgtagtggtggaggtggtggtggtggtagacgCCCCCGTGATGATGCAAGACGACGTAGCCCTCCAGTCAGACGCAG ATCCCCGAAGAGGAGGAGCCTCAGCCGGAGTCGCAGCAG GTCTGTTTCAAGAGACAGACGTAGATTCCGTTCTCTTTCCAGAGACAAGAATCGTAAGCACTCACGATCCATCTCACGGTCAAGGAG TAATTCCCAGTCTAACGACAGGAAATGA